In Chitinophaga sp. Cy-1792, the genomic window TATCTTCACATTAAACTTCCGGTGTACCTGGCTGGCCAGGCGCGTAGCTTTGAGGCTATGCCCACCCAGCTCAAAGAAATTATCTTTGATGCCGATCCGCTCTTTACCCAATACCTCCTGCCAGATAGCTGCCAGCTGCAATTCCACGGTATTGCGTGGTGCTATGTAACTGGCTTCGTCAGCATTGCCGGTTACGTTAGGATCGGGCAGCAGCTTGCGGTTGATCTTCCCGTTGGAAGTGATCGGCATTGCATCCAGTTGCACAAAATAACGGGGAAGCATATACGATGGCAGCGATTTCGAAAGGAAGGTACGCAGCTCTTCCGCACCTAACGGCAACGAAGCTACGTAGTAGGCAGCCAGCTCCCGTTCACCCGATTGGCTATCGCGGGCCAGCACTACCGCTGTATCTACAGACGGGTGCTCCTGCAATGCTTCCGTGATCTCATCCAGCTCTATCCGGTAGCCGCGGATCTTCACCTGATCATCTTTACGGCCCAGGAATGCGATGCTACCATCCGGCAGCCAGCGGCCAAGATCGCCGGTTTTGTAAATCAGCTCTCCGGCTATATATGGATTGGATACAAAGCGTGATGCCGTCAGCTCCGGCTGGTTCAGGTAACCCGCAGCCAGCCCGTCGCCACTGATACAAATCTCTCCGGCCACACCTATCGGACAAGGACGCTGCTGGTTGTCCAGCACATACACATGACCGTTACAGAAAGGCATACCGAGAGAAATACGGGGTGCAGCAACATCGATGCGGCGCAACAGCTTGCCGATCGTGGCTTCCGATGGGCCGTAGTGGTTGTACACTTCGCATTTGCCGTTGTGCTCACGGATATGAGTGAGCACATCCGGCGTGAGCTGCTCTCCGCCGAAGATGAGGCATTTGCCAGGGACAAACAGGCGGTCAGGCTCCTGCAGCGCTTTCCAGTGGGAAGGCACGATCTTCATACAGTCTACATGAGCGCTGCTTAAACGCGATGCGCTCATAATATCCGAAGAAGAAAATATACGCAGGCAGCCACCCATCAGGATAGAAGTATAGATAACAGTATTACCGAGATCGGCGGAAATAGTGGATACCAGGCCGAAGGTTTTGCAACTGCCGATGTTCGTTTTTGCGCGCACGCCGTAGCTATAGTCCACCAGGGAACGGTGACTGATCATCACACCTTTGGGCTGCCCCGTGGATCCGGAGGTATACAGCACATAGGCCAGGTTCGCCGGATGTAGATCCACCACGGGTTTCACCGGCGCCATGTTATCTTCCAGCTGAATATCTATCGCATATATTCCGCCACTGTAATAGTCGAGTTCAAATACATAATCCGTTTGGGTGATCAGCACTTTAATGGCGGTATCCTGCATAATGAAGGCCTTGCGTGCCTTGGGCTGATCCGGCTCTATAGCTACATAAGCGCCACCTGCCTTGAGGATGCCGAGAATGGCAATGATCATATTTTCGGAGCGGTCCAGCATAATACCGACTACCTCATCAGGCAAAATGTGATGTTGTGCCAGCAGATAGCTGGCCAGCTGGTCAGACTTATTATCCAGCTCACGATAGCTCAGCACCGTGTCGTTGAAGGCCAGTGCAGGGGCATCAGGTGTTTTGCTCACCTGCTGTTGAAAGAGATCAACAATAGTTTTTTCAGACGGATAGCCATTGGTAGCATGACTGAACGTTTCCAGCAATTGTTGTTTTTCCGCTGCATTCAGATAATCCAGCTCATATAATGCCGTATCGGGATGTGCCAGTGCGGTGGCCAATAATTGTTCAAAATGACCCGCCATGCGTGTGACCGTATCCTTGTTGTAGATATCACTGTTATAGCCTATGTTCACCTGGATGCCATTGGCTCCGGCAGCGAAAAGAAAAGTAAGATCAAACTTATTGAAACGTTCTTCCCAGGCCTCGTAGCGGCTCACTTTCACAGCGCCCAGCTTCGATGATTCGTCAGCCACATCTGCCTGCTGAAAACCGACGATTACGTCAAACAGCGCACTTCTGCTCGTATCCCGCTGCAACGACAGCTCGTCGATCAGTTCATCAAAGGGGTATGACTGGTGTTCGTAAGCTTCGAGTGTTACTTGCCTTACGCCCGTCAGTAATTGCCGGAAACTGTCAGCGCCGCTGAAACGGTTCCTCAGTGCCAGCGTGTTCAGGTAAAAGCCGATCTGGTTTTCCAGCTCTATATGATCTCTTCCTGATTTGGAGCTACCGATGATGATATCTTCCTGCCCGGTATAACGATAGAACAAAGCATTCAATACGGCCATCAATCCCATGAACAAGGAGGCGCCGTGTTCCTGGCAACAGGCCTGTAGCCGGTTGGCCAGCACAGCACTGATATGTAATCCCACAGTGCCGCCGTTATAGGTTTTCACAGCCGGTCTGGTATGATCAGCCGGTAATGCCAGCACAGGCAGTTCTCCCTCAAATTGTTGCAGCCAGTAAGCACGGTGACCGTCCTTTACGGCCGACTCCTGCTGTGAACGTTGCCAGGCAGCATAATCCTTGTAAT contains:
- a CDS encoding non-ribosomal peptide synthetase, translated to MKKLLKEIRDNNVLLEVVDGQLKVFASESQIDPALIAAIRENKKELVQFLTNNDNMLVEDMAIPALPQADSYPLSPAQQRLWVLSQFREGNIAYNIPGVYVLEGALDVMALEQAFRQLPARHEILRTVFREDDKGEIRQFILPADDARFQLRQIDLQQEVLQSARLQSLVAEEVAQPFDLAGGPLLRGVLFRLSENKWAFAATLHHIISDAWSMEVLVRELLLFYNAAASGVAAPLPPLRIHYKDYAAWQRSQQESAVKDGHRAYWLQQFEGELPVLALPADHTRPAVKTYNGGTVGLHISAVLANRLQACCQEHGASLFMGLMAVLNALFYRYTGQEDIIIGSSKSGRDHIELENQIGFYLNTLALRNRFSGADSFRQLLTGVRQVTLEAYEHQSYPFDELIDELSLQRDTSRSALFDVIVGFQQADVADESSKLGAVKVSRYEAWEERFNKFDLTFLFAAGANGIQVNIGYNSDIYNKDTVTRMAGHFEQLLATALAHPDTALYELDYLNAAEKQQLLETFSHATNGYPSEKTIVDLFQQQVSKTPDAPALAFNDTVLSYRELDNKSDQLASYLLAQHHILPDEVVGIMLDRSENMIIAILGILKAGGAYVAIEPDQPKARKAFIMQDTAIKVLITQTDYVFELDYYSGGIYAIDIQLEDNMAPVKPVVDLHPANLAYVLYTSGSTGQPKGVMISHRSLVDYSYGVRAKTNIGSCKTFGLVSTISADLGNTVIYTSILMGGCLRIFSSSDIMSASRLSSAHVDCMKIVPSHWKALQEPDRLFVPGKCLIFGGEQLTPDVLTHIREHNGKCEVYNHYGPSEATIGKLLRRIDVAAPRISLGMPFCNGHVYVLDNQQRPCPIGVAGEICISGDGLAAGYLNQPELTASRFVSNPYIAGELIYKTGDLGRWLPDGSIAFLGRKDDQVKIRGYRIELDEITEALQEHPSVDTAVVLARDSQSGERELAAYYVASLPLGAEELRTFLSKSLPSYMLPRYFVQLDAMPITSNGKINRKLLPDPNVTGNADEASYIAPRNTVELQLAAIWQEVLGKERIGIKDNFFELGGHSLKATRLASQVHRKFNVKIDFHDLFTSTTLEEQAQLIAGTQQTLFERIHPAPVQRYYPLSSSQRRLWVLSQFRESNIAYNVPGIYLFDGIPNREALAHAFDQLILRHEILRTVFREDEEGTVRQFILPAEALGFGLQYHDLRHAAEQETALQQLLQQETGQPFDLATGPLVRAALICLADDRWVFAYTMHHIISDGWSTGILLKELLLFYNAFHERNAYPALPALRIQYKDYAVWQQEQLQGDAFNRHRDYWLQQFTGELPVLDLPGDRPRPAAKTYNGGTVLRSFDPAVVKKLRELTIQHDASLFMGLLAAVNILLYRHTGQQDVIIGSPVAGRGHADLDDQIGFYLNTLALRTRFQPADTYLQLLENVRSLTLDAYEHQSYPFDELLNGLKMSRDMSRTALFDVLIDLHNTRPNFNAEGQAAKDLSIRPFSAGGQVISKFDLTFMFIEAGDELAISLEYNSDIYTKSTAEHFCNRLAILLSAIAASPEMPLQELPCMEQREREQLLSAFNDIPLNYTERTDVLTSFKKQVAQHPDHIAVVFEQSQLTYAA